The DNA region ACCATACCACAAAAGGATTTGATTGACAAGGAAGCTTATTTTTGAGCGAATAAATACATGTTAACAGGCTGCTGGATTACGTTTTTTGAACGTTTAACAATAAAAATTCATATGGCGTTTTGGGATTGATGCAAAGATGAAGACATATCACGGAGTCAAGGAAGAAATACTGGCAATAACCGAAACACTTATCAGCCTTTTGGAGACCGTATCTGAATACCAGATTTCTTCTACGGTTCCAACGGCCTGGATGGATACATGTCTTCTTCTGAGGCGGCATCTTAATGAAGAAATTTTCAGGGTCGCGGTTGTTGGAACGATTAAGTCAGGAAAGAGCACTTTTATCAATTCCCTTTTCGGAGCTGATTATCTTAAAAGAGGCGCAGGCGTAATCACTTCCCTTGTGACCAGAATGAAGAGTTCAAAAGAGGGCGTTTTAAAAGCAACGGTTTTTTTCAAGAATTGGGAAGAGATCAACAGCGAGATGAAGTACTCAATGAATCTTTTTCCTGCAGGAATTCTTGACGATATACGGGAGTCCTTTGACATCCGTTCCGAATCAAACCGTAACGAACTCAGAAAAGCTCTTGGCGCCCTTGATTCCGAAAGGCTTATTACAGGTGACACTAGAAATGTTAATGCGGTTTATTTAAATTCATACCTCAGCGGCTTTGATAAGGTGAAGGATGTAATATTTGATCAGGACCCTGTCATTGTATACAAAGAGGATGCTTTTCATGACCACAGGCAGTTTACCGGCAATGAAGTTCTCGCAGTTTATGTTAGGGATGTGGAGCTGGAGATAGGTTCGCCCGGTCTTGAACTTCAGCCCGGTATAGAAATAGCCGACTGTCAGGGAAGTGATTCACCAAACCCCATACATCTTGCCCAGGTTCAGGATTATCTGAATCAGGCCCATATGCTTGTTTATGTCATCAGCAGCAGAACCGGTCTGAGGCAGGGCGATATAAGATTTCTGAACATAATAAAAAAAATGGGGCTTTCAGAGAGCTCGGTTTTTGTTGTTAATGCTGATTTTTCAGAGCACGAAGGTATCAACGACCTAAAAGCCATAGTTGACAGGACTAGTGAAGATCTTGCCTTGATCAATTCAGAACCTTCCGTTTTTACAGTATCAGCCCTTCATAATCTTTTCAGTGAAAACCCCCGGGGTCTTTCAGAGAAAGACAGAATGAGGCTGTCCCAATGGGATATGGAAAATGAGCTTGTGGAATTTTCCAGGGCGCAGACCAGAGAATTTTTTGACTTTTTCCAGGCATCATTAACAAGTGGAAGATATGGACTGCTTCTAAATAACCATCTTGATCGCCTCAGGGGGGTTACGGGAAGTCTTGCAGGCTGGACAGAGGTGATCAGGGATGTCCTGTCCAGGGATTCTTCAGGTGTTTCGAAAATGGTTGCAAATATAAATTTGCACAAGGAAAAGATGGGCCGCATAAGCGGGCTTGTGAGAAGCACGCTTGACGGGGCTATTCAGAAACTTAGAAAAGATCTGAAATCAAGTGCGGAAGGTTTTATGAGTGAAGGTCATGGCGGCCTTCTTTATGAAATCAGGGATTATATCAACAGCTACAGCATATCCTTTGAAGAATATGAGGACAGACTGGCTCTGACAACTTTCCAGAACGTTCTTCATGTCGCGTATCAGGAATTCAAACAGAAACTTGATACATTCATGACAGAGCAGATCAATCCAAGGATCATGAATTATGTCAGGGAAAAAGAAAGTGAGATTGCTGCATATTTATTGGCGGCTGTTCAGCCTTATGACGTGATGATACAGGATGCATTAAGTGAATATGAGTCAGCCATGGCCGGACTTGGGTTGAAACTGCCTGTGCAGATGAAAAGCCATCTTACTGCCCCGGATATGGATTCCATTAAGTCAATAAGCGGAATCAAGCTTCCTTCTGCAGTCGCACTTATAAGGTACAGTGTTAAAGTAAAGACCGAGGCTTCGGCGAGGTTTGGCTTTTACAGATCCCTTACAATGATCAGAAATTTCTTTAAAAAGGAAAAAGAGACATCCAAGGATAAGGATTATTTCAGGGCACTTAAGGGCGCTTTATCCAGCCTTAAAAAAGAGACTGATGAAAATGTTAGCTTCCATTTCAAGAGTTATAAAGAAAACCTTAAATTTCAATATCTTCTGAAATTATCCGACGTGATTGCCGATTCCATTGAAAATGAGATTTCCGCAAGATTCATGTCCTATGCAGACGGGCTTTCGAAAATTGATGAAGTTATGGGTGAAACCATAGCTGATCGTGAAAAAATAAGGGAGCTTCTTGAAGGTTCGGGGAATGAGGCCCTTGATATTGTAAAAAGGATAGATGCGCTTAGCGAGAGCCTTGATGATAAATTTTTCGCTGCTCTTGAAGCATGATCATCGAAATATTTGAAATCATTATTTGACAGAGCCTCAAAAAATCCGGTTTCAGTCTTTCCGGCGGGGCCTGTCCCTATGAAAACCGGGAACCTTAATCAGGAACTAATTGAAAATACCGGATGCCGGATCAATTCAGGCATGACGCCGGAATTTTTACCTGTTTTTTGCGAGGCCATCGTTGTTTTACTGGAATAGTTTATTTTTTAAGGCTTGGAGCTTGTCTTTTGGGGGAAAAATACACAGTCATTTTATGACTTTGCCGGGCTGTTTACCCGGCATTGTTTATGGATGAAAAGCGACCTGATTTTTACCGTTTTTCTTTGCTATATAGAGATTCTCGTCGGCTTTTTTTATGAAATCGGCTACTTCCATGTCAGGTTTCAGATATGCGACTCCAAAGCTGGCTGTTGCTCCTATCATAACGCTGCCTGCTTTTACTTTAGATTCAGAGAGCTTGATTCTGATTCTGTCGGCAAGCTCGGCCGCCATCTCAGGAGATGTCTCAGGAAGCACAACCGCAAATTCCTCTCCGCCGTATCTTGCAATAAGGTCACATGATCTGATGTTGTTTTTGACGGTCAGGGATATGCTTTTGAGTATCTCATCCCCGGTCTGGTGGCCATATGTGTCGTTGATCTTTTTAAAATCATCTATGTCAAAAAGAAACATAGAGATGGCTTTTCCATATCTTTTTGCGTTTGAAACATAGTGGCTTATCTGTCTTTCGAAATCGCCCCGGTTTGATATGCCTGTCAGGCCGTCTATGGACGCTTCCTGCTTGAGCTGTTCAATCTCCAATTGAATCGAAACCGTATTCTTGAATGATTCAATTAGCAGGTTGATTATCTCCATATGATAAGGGAGAATATGCCTGCCAGGAGTCAGATATATTCGGGCATCAAGATGTGGCAGGGCTATTTTGAAAATTTTTGTTTCCTTGCTTTCAATATCAAGCTCGGCAAATCTTGTGAAGCTTTCATCCCTGTTCTTTATTGTCATGTAGATCAGACCTTTTTCCGTTGACATGCCAGAGTCTTCCTCGAATATTTTTTTCATATATTTCTCATAATATTCGGGTTCAATCCATGCCATGACATTATTCTTGTTGGTGCCCTGGATGAAAAAGGCGAACAGATTGTAATCAAGAATCCTTTTCAAGCCAAACGTCATATGCTCAAGTGCCTCTTCAGGATTTTTGGAGGCTTGTATCTGAAAAATTGTATGGCTAAGAATCTTGTAGTCAATATTACGGATAACCCTTAGGCCCGCATTTATTGTACCCGATAATTTTTTTAAACTTGTTTTCCATATTTCTTTCATATTTGTTGCCCTCCTGGGCTTTATGAATAAGCAATAGCCGTGCCATAATTTTTTTTGTTATTTTCCTGGTTTGCTATTGAGCTGAAGGATTACGTTATTATTATTAGGAAGCTGTACTTGCGGAGATAAATTATCCGTGCTTTCAATATGAATTTTTAAATTGCTTTGAGATCTTCAAGCGGGTATTGATTACCGCTAATAATTTTATTTTTTTTGGAGTATTGCCATGACAATGGAAACTAAAAACGATGTTCTTGAACGAGTTATCGAGCAGAAAAAGCCTCTTTGCCCACACTGCAATTTGGAGATGAGTATTTGGGAAGTGCCGCCAATGAGCTTCAGTGACGGACTCGGCTGGGGTGCTCCATATCTTTTTGTATGCTTTAATGACGAATGCCCGCCTTTTAAGGCTGGCTGGGATCATATATATGAAAATTACGCATATAGAGCTTCTTATAGGTGTATGTGCGAGCCTGCATCTCCTGATAAATTTGATTTTCTTCCGGTTTTCAGTGCGGAGGGCGGGTCAAATCAGATAGTTGACGAGAATGGCGTTAATTCCCAAAAAGCCATAGAAGAGTCCATCAAAACGGGGTTTTCTACCTTGGCAGATTGCTATGTAAACAAGGACTTTGTGAAGATTCTGCAGATGATGCTTGATCCTTCAGAACCAACAAGGGTCAGGATCAAAGCTGCCCAGATGATGGGCGATCTGGTAGATGAAACCGAATTCATTGAGCCCATTAAATTCCATAAATACGGCAACCAAAAGCTTCAGGAAGCAGCTGATGAAGCTGTTAAGAAAATTCATGAGAGATGCTTTACGAGGGAGTGCCCTTATTGTGCGGAGATAATCAAGAAAAGGGCTAAAGTATGCAAACATTGCGGCAAGGATTTGACGGAGTAGCGTCAATAAATCTGACATAATCAACTGTATTTGTAGCTGAGGGGGAAAATGGCTGACCAGGAAATCAGTTTTGATGGTTTTGTTGAAGGATGGAGTGACGACTCGGGTGGTGTCAAAAAAGCTCTCTTGAGATTCAGGAACAATCTTGAAAAACAAGAGGGTGTTGTTTTTGATTTCAAGGCAAGACCAGGGGTAAGCTATTCTTTAAGGGCAAAACATATAAATCAGAAGAATCGCTCTTTGTTTGTTATGATAGATGTCGTTGACGATGATCCTGAAGCAAGATGGATTTCCATGTGCTTTTATGGCGATCTGATCACAGATCCTGAAGAACTTGGCGATCTTGTTCCAGGAGGACTTCTTGGAGAAGACGGACATTGCTTTGATTTCAGCGAATGGTCGGATGATATGGCGGATTATCTTGAAACAAGACTCGCAGAAGCAGCAGATAATGCTTCAAAGTAAAAATACCGGGGGGGCAGCTTTCTGCTCCCTTTTTTTTGTAATAGTGGCCATGATTTGGTCGTATTGACGATAAATGCCTGCCTTGTAGAGTTTAAGGGACGCATTGGATTGCGCTTGCATGGTATTTCGCAGCAGATTATATTTATTCCCTTAATGATTTAGGATTCAAAATTGACAAGGCCGCAAAAACTCAGATTCCTGTCATTCCGGCGAAGATCTGAATCAGGAAGTGGTTGAAAAACACTGGACTCCTGATCAAGTCCGTCATGACGCCGTTGCCTTTTTTTAGTTTTTGCGAGCCATCAAAATTGTTAAAGGTATTTTTTATTAATAAAACTCCAAATTATCATTCAAGACTTGGATCCTTTGCGCCTGGGACTGATTTCGTTGTCTGCCCCAAATTTTGCAAACGTCTATAATGACTCCTCAATTAGTGTTGTGGCGTTTTCCTGCATGTTTGAACAAACATGTTTTTTAGATTTTCAATAAAAGATCTTATTTGTTTGAGTTTTTTTTCAGTTTGGTGTTTTATGGCTTTCTGCTTAAAAAGCTTGATTGTCTGCAGAAAACAACTTTTCAATAAAGGAAAGGCTGATGTTGTTAAATTTTTTGGCCCGTATTTTTGGCGGTAACAAGAGTGGGCGAGTAATCAGAAAGATAGAACCTCTGGTTCTGGATATTAATATACTTGAGCCAAAATACCAGGCAATGAGCGATGAAGAACTCAGGGGGCAGACTGAAATATTCAAAAACAGACTGGCTGGTGGTGAAACGCTTGATGATCTTCTCATAGAAGCTTTCGCAGTAGTAAGGGAAGCAGGCCGCAGATCACTCAATATGAGACATTTCGACTGCCAGCTCATCGGTGGTGTAGCCCTTCATACAGGCTCCATAGCGGAAATGAAGACCGGTGAAGGTAAAACCCTTGTTTCAACCCTTCCTGCTTATCTGAATGCCCTCACAGGACGGGGTGTTCATATAGTAACGGTGAATGATTACCTGGCAAAACGTGACTCAGCATGGATGGGCAAGCTTTACAATTATCTTGGCATGAGCGTCGGTGTTATTGTTCACGGGATGGACGACCAGCAGCGAAAAGCAGCTTATGCAGCAGATATTACATACGGAACCAATAACGAGTTTGGCTTTGACTACCTCCGTGATAACATGAAATATTACCATCAGAATCTTGTTCTGAGGGATCTTCATTACGCCATAGTGGACGAAGTTGACTCCATACTCATAGATGAGGCCCGAACTCCTCTTATTATTTCAGGGCCAACAGGTAAATCCACCGGTCTTTACACAGACATAGATTCTATTATTTCCTTTCTTAAAAAAGATGTGGATTATACGCTCGATGAGAAAGCAAGAACCGTTTCCCTCACCGAAGATGGAATTTCAAAGGCTGAGGAACTTCTTAAGATAGAAAATCTCTACGATCCTAGAAATATAGAAACCATACATCATCTCAACCAGGCGCTTAGGGCCCACAGTCTTTTCAAAAGGGACGTCGATTACATCGTTAAGGACGGCGAGGTTGTAATTGTAGATGAGTTCACAGGCCGGCTTATGCCGGGAAGAAGATTCGGAGAAGGTCTGCACCAGGCTCTTGAAGCAAAGGAAGGTGTCAAGATTGCCCAGGAGAATCAGACCTACGCCTCCACGGCATTCCAGAATTTCTTCAGAATGTATGACAAGCTTGCGGGCATGACCGGAACCGCCCTCACGGAAGCCGAAGAATTCAAGAAGATTTACAAGCTTGATGTTATCTGTATTCCTCCTAATATGCCAATGATCAGAACTGATCTTCCTGATGTCATATATAAAACCAAAAAGGAAAAATATGACGCCGTTGTCGAGGAGATAATCGTAAGAACAAAGACTGGGCAGCCAGTACTTGTCGGAACAGTTAATATTGATGTTTCTGAATACATAAGCTCACTTCTTGTAAAAAAAGGAGTTCGCCACTCAGTCCTTAATGCCAAACACCATGAAAAAGAGGCTGAAATTATTGCCATGGCCGGGCAGAAGGATACTGTCACAATATCGACAAACATGGCTGGACGAGGAACTGACATTGTTCTCGGGCCCGGAGTTGTCGAACTTGGCGGTCTTCATATTATTGGTACTGAGCGTCATGAAAGCAGACGCATTGATAACCAGCTCAGAGGACGAGCAGGCAGGCAGGGCGATCCAGGTTCGTCAAAATTTTATCTTTCCCTTGAAGATGATCTTCTCAGAATATTCGGTGGCGACAGAATTACTGCAATTATGGAGAAGATGGGCCTCCAAGATGGTGAGCCAATTGAGCATAATATGATTTCAAGGGCCATTGAAAATGCTCAAAAGAAGGTTGAAGGCCACAACTTTGACATAAGAAAATACCTGCTTGAATATGACGATGTAATGAACCAGCAGCGCAACCTTATATATAGCCAGAGGCGTCAGATTCTGACAGATCCCGAGCTTGAGCCTTTTGTGGAATCCATGATTGAGGAGAGGGCAGTCAGGATAGTTGCAGATCATGTGAACGACGACGATCCTCGCCACTGGAATCTTGAAGGACTGAAGGACGCTATTAACGCCCAGTTTAATTTTGTGATAGACTTCACAGAGTCTTCACCAAAGAGCAGGGAAGATCTCGAAGACTTCATAACCGAGAGTGCTATCCATATTTACAGGGAAAAAGCGGACAAGGTCGGCCCTGAATTCAATAATATCCAGCGTTTTGTCATGCTTGAATCCATTGACGGACTCTGGAAAGATCACCTCCTCAGAATGGATCATCTCAAGGAAGGTATTGGCCTCAGGGGGTACGCCCAGGAAAATCCTCTTATTGTGTATAAAAAAGAGGGGTTTGCGATGTTTCAGGAGATGGTTTCCCACATTTCCGAAGAGCTTCTCATGTTCCTTTTCAGAATGCAGATAAGGCCACAGCAGGCTGAAGGTGATGGCTCTTTTGAAGACATGCACCAGCCTGAGGAGCAGAGACTTATTTATTCAAGGGGCAGTGACAGTGATGATGAAAAGAAAAACACACCTGTTAAACGCGACCATGACAAAATAGGAAGAAATGATCTGTGTCCATGTGGTAGCGGCAAGAAATATAAAAAGTGCTGCGGATAGACCGAGTTTATATTTTCTTGATCTTATAGATATGAATTAATAAAGAATGGCGGAAAAGATGATCTTTCCCGCCATTCTTTTTTTGATAGATGCTCTGTCCATTTTGGCTGTGGAAAGTTTTATTGCTTCAATAACCATTATTTTTTGTGGCTTTGTCTTATTTTCAGCTTGAGCGCCTTCGGCGAGTCGCTTTTTGTAAAAAGCTCCGCAAAAACTTTATGATTATGTCAGATGCTTGGAAAACAATACTTTCGATATTTTTGTAAATCATTTTTTTCAGACCAGACAGTCATACTGAAAATAGTACATAGCCATTTTATTTTTTTGAAAAGAATGAGCTCAGGCGGTTGCTTTTTGGAAAAAAACTTTCAATTATATAAATAATAAGTTGTTATTATTATAAAAAAAATAAATTTTTTGAGGGGACTTAAGGAGCTTTTTACAAATAGTTCTTCAAGAAAATAAACAAAAATAATTTATTCTACATATTTCAACATTTAACTGGAATATAGCCTATAAAAAACATTACATTTTAATAGTGTTTGTGCATTTTCAACTTATACTAAAAGTGTTATTTTATTTTTATAGAGAAATAACCATATGTGGGACTAAAAATGATATGCGAGTCAGAGGGTAGCAAGTATGACAGAGTATAATCCTGGATTCCAGGGGGAAACAAGCTTAGAACAACGTCAGGATCTTAAAGAACCGCCAATGTTCAGAGTACTCTTGCATAATGATGATTATACAACCATGGAATTTGTTGTGGATATTTTAATGAATGTTTTCCACAAAACCCATGAGGAATCTATTCAGATAATGCTCAAAGTTCATCAGGAAGGCGTTGGCGTTTGCGGTATTTATACTTATGATATAGCCCAGACAAAGGTTAATGCCGTATTGAGACTTGCAACCGAGCATGAATTTCCACTTAAGAGCACATTGGAGCAGGTATAGCAATGATAAGCAAAACTTTAAGCGCTACATTGGGATTCGCGGTTCGTGAAGCCAAGAAGAGGCGTCATGAATATGTATGTTTGGAGCATGTGCTTTTTGCGATACTGCATGATACCTCTGGCATAGATATTGTTGAAAACTGCGGTGGCGACATCGATACAATAAAAAAGAATCTTGAAGAATACTTCAACACCCGCCTTGAAGTAATGCCTGAAGGAAAGGATTATGTTCTTCAGCAGACCGTTGGTTTTCAAAGAGTTATTCAAAGAGCCGTGTCGCATGCCAGATCAGCGGAAAAGACTGAGATAAATGTTGGGGATGTCCTTGCTGCAATGTTTCAGGAACAGGATTCCCATGCAGTATACTATCTGATGAATGAAGGCGTAACAAGACTTGGAGTTCTTCAGCATATCTCCCATGAGATTAGCAGCGGAGAAGAGCACAGGGAAAAGCCTGAACAGCCCGACCAGCAGGGCGAAGATGCCATGAAAAAGGTTAATCCTCTCAAGGCTTTCACTGTCGAGCTTGTTGCCAAAGCTGAAAAAGGAGAGCTTGATCCTCTTATCGGCCGTGATCCCGAAGTTGAACGTGCTATACATGTTCTTTGCAGAAGAAGAAAAAACAATCCTGTATTTGTTGGTGATCCCGGAGTTGGAAAGACTGCCATTGCAGAGGGAATTGCCCAGAGAATTAATGACAGGACTGCGCCATCTATTCTGCATGATGCTAAGATTTTTGCCCTTGATATGGGGTCTGTTTTAGCCGGAACAAAATTTAGAGGTGATTTTGAGCAGAGACTGAAAAAGCTCATTTCTGCTCTTCAGAAAGTTCCTAAGGCAATTCTTTTCATAGATGAGATTCACACGATTGTTGGCGCCGGAGCTACAAGCAGCGGTTCTCTAGATGCTTCCAACATACTTAAACCGGCTCTAACATCAGGGAGTATAAGATGTATTGGTTCAACAACCTATGAAGAGTTTAAAACCCATTTTGAGAAAGATAGGGCGCTTGCGCGACGATTTGAGAAAATTGAAATTCTTGAGCCAAGCATTCCTGAGGCTGTTGAGATTCTCAAAGGACTTAAGTGGTGCTACGAGGATCATCATCATGTAACTTATTCGGACGGAGCGCTTGATGCGGCTGTAAATCTATCGGCCAAATACATTAATGACCGTTTTCTTCCTGATAAAGCCATAGATGTTATAGATGAAGTTGGAGCATATATAATGCTTTCAACCAAGAAGAAAAAGACCGTGGATGTCGAGGATGTTGAGAGAGTTGTCGCAAAAATGGCAAAAGTTCCTGTCAGAAGTGTCGCGGGTTCGGACAGACTAAAGCTTTCCGGGCTTGAAGCCAGACTTAAGAAAGTTGTTTTTGGTCAAAATACTGCCATACAGGCAATGTGCACAGCGATAAAACGTTCAAGGGCAGGACTTGGTCCTTCCGAACGTCCGGTCGGTTCTTTTCTTTTTACAGGACCTACAGGAGTTGGAAAAACAGAAGTCGCAAAACAGCTTTCTGCCCAGCTTGGCATCCATTTTGTCCGTTTTGACATGAGCGAGTATATGGAAAAGCATTCAGTGGCGAGGCTTATAGGTGCTCCTCCAGGATATGTCGGTTTCGAGCAGGGAGGCCTTCTTACAGATGAAATAAGAAAGCATCCTCATTCTGTGCTTTTGCTTGATGAAATTGAAAAAGCCCATCAGGACATTTTCAATATACTTCTACAGGTAATGGATCATGCAACGCTAACTGACAATAACGGTAAAAAGGCTGATTTCAGAAATGTTATTATTATCATGACCAGTAATGTCGGTTCCAGAGAGATGAGCTCAAAATCCATAGGTTTTGGGGATACCTCAAGAGACATGAATGAAAAAGGAAAAGGAGCGATCAAAAATCTTTTCAGCCCTGAATTCTTGAATCGTCTTGATGATATAATAACATTCAACAGTCTTAATCCTGAAATCATGGGCATGGTTGTCGATAAATTCATGGATGAGCTGAGACTCCAGCTTACAGAGAAAAAAGTTCATCTGAGGCTTCTTGC from Desulforegula conservatrix Mb1Pa includes:
- a CDS encoding dynamin family protein gives rise to the protein MKTYHGVKEEILAITETLISLLETVSEYQISSTVPTAWMDTCLLLRRHLNEEIFRVAVVGTIKSGKSTFINSLFGADYLKRGAGVITSLVTRMKSSKEGVLKATVFFKNWEEINSEMKYSMNLFPAGILDDIRESFDIRSESNRNELRKALGALDSERLITGDTRNVNAVYLNSYLSGFDKVKDVIFDQDPVIVYKEDAFHDHRQFTGNEVLAVYVRDVELEIGSPGLELQPGIEIADCQGSDSPNPIHLAQVQDYLNQAHMLVYVISSRTGLRQGDIRFLNIIKKMGLSESSVFVVNADFSEHEGINDLKAIVDRTSEDLALINSEPSVFTVSALHNLFSENPRGLSEKDRMRLSQWDMENELVEFSRAQTREFFDFFQASLTSGRYGLLLNNHLDRLRGVTGSLAGWTEVIRDVLSRDSSGVSKMVANINLHKEKMGRISGLVRSTLDGAIQKLRKDLKSSAEGFMSEGHGGLLYEIRDYINSYSISFEEYEDRLALTTFQNVLHVAYQEFKQKLDTFMTEQINPRIMNYVREKESEIAAYLLAAVQPYDVMIQDALSEYESAMAGLGLKLPVQMKSHLTAPDMDSIKSISGIKLPSAVALIRYSVKVKTEASARFGFYRSLTMIRNFFKKEKETSKDKDYFRALKGALSSLKKETDENVSFHFKSYKENLKFQYLLKLSDVIADSIENEISARFMSYADGLSKIDEVMGETIADREKIRELLEGSGNEALDIVKRIDALSESLDDKFFAALEA
- a CDS encoding GGDEF domain-containing protein; the protein is MKEIWKTSLKKLSGTINAGLRVIRNIDYKILSHTIFQIQASKNPEEALEHMTFGLKRILDYNLFAFFIQGTNKNNVMAWIEPEYYEKYMKKIFEEDSGMSTEKGLIYMTIKNRDESFTRFAELDIESKETKIFKIALPHLDARIYLTPGRHILPYHMEIINLLIESFKNTVSIQLEIEQLKQEASIDGLTGISNRGDFERQISHYVSNAKRYGKAISMFLFDIDDFKKINDTYGHQTGDEILKSISLTVKNNIRSCDLIARYGGEEFAVVLPETSPEMAAELADRIRIKLSESKVKAGSVMIGATASFGVAYLKPDMEVADFIKKADENLYIAKKNGKNQVAFHP
- a CDS encoding zinc ribbon domain-containing protein, whose protein sequence is MTMETKNDVLERVIEQKKPLCPHCNLEMSIWEVPPMSFSDGLGWGAPYLFVCFNDECPPFKAGWDHIYENYAYRASYRCMCEPASPDKFDFLPVFSAEGGSNQIVDENGVNSQKAIEESIKTGFSTLADCYVNKDFVKILQMMLDPSEPTRVRIKAAQMMGDLVDETEFIEPIKFHKYGNQKLQEAADEAVKKIHERCFTRECPYCAEIIKKRAKVCKHCGKDLTE
- the secA gene encoding preprotein translocase subunit SecA, whose product is MLLNFLARIFGGNKSGRVIRKIEPLVLDINILEPKYQAMSDEELRGQTEIFKNRLAGGETLDDLLIEAFAVVREAGRRSLNMRHFDCQLIGGVALHTGSIAEMKTGEGKTLVSTLPAYLNALTGRGVHIVTVNDYLAKRDSAWMGKLYNYLGMSVGVIVHGMDDQQRKAAYAADITYGTNNEFGFDYLRDNMKYYHQNLVLRDLHYAIVDEVDSILIDEARTPLIISGPTGKSTGLYTDIDSIISFLKKDVDYTLDEKARTVSLTEDGISKAEELLKIENLYDPRNIETIHHLNQALRAHSLFKRDVDYIVKDGEVVIVDEFTGRLMPGRRFGEGLHQALEAKEGVKIAQENQTYASTAFQNFFRMYDKLAGMTGTALTEAEEFKKIYKLDVICIPPNMPMIRTDLPDVIYKTKKEKYDAVVEEIIVRTKTGQPVLVGTVNIDVSEYISSLLVKKGVRHSVLNAKHHEKEAEIIAMAGQKDTVTISTNMAGRGTDIVLGPGVVELGGLHIIGTERHESRRIDNQLRGRAGRQGDPGSSKFYLSLEDDLLRIFGGDRITAIMEKMGLQDGEPIEHNMISRAIENAQKKVEGHNFDIRKYLLEYDDVMNQQRNLIYSQRRQILTDPELEPFVESMIEERAVRIVADHVNDDDPRHWNLEGLKDAINAQFNFVIDFTESSPKSREDLEDFITESAIHIYREKADKVGPEFNNIQRFVMLESIDGLWKDHLLRMDHLKEGIGLRGYAQENPLIVYKKEGFAMFQEMVSHISEELLMFLFRMQIRPQQAEGDGSFEDMHQPEEQRLIYSRGSDSDDEKKNTPVKRDHDKIGRNDLCPCGSGKKYKKCCG
- a CDS encoding ATP-dependent Clp protease adaptor ClpS, giving the protein MTEYNPGFQGETSLEQRQDLKEPPMFRVLLHNDDYTTMEFVVDILMNVFHKTHEESIQIMLKVHQEGVGVCGIYTYDIAQTKVNAVLRLATEHEFPLKSTLEQV
- the clpA gene encoding ATP-dependent Clp protease ATP-binding subunit ClpA, whose protein sequence is MISKTLSATLGFAVREAKKRRHEYVCLEHVLFAILHDTSGIDIVENCGGDIDTIKKNLEEYFNTRLEVMPEGKDYVLQQTVGFQRVIQRAVSHARSAEKTEINVGDVLAAMFQEQDSHAVYYLMNEGVTRLGVLQHISHEISSGEEHREKPEQPDQQGEDAMKKVNPLKAFTVELVAKAEKGELDPLIGRDPEVERAIHVLCRRRKNNPVFVGDPGVGKTAIAEGIAQRINDRTAPSILHDAKIFALDMGSVLAGTKFRGDFEQRLKKLISALQKVPKAILFIDEIHTIVGAGATSSGSLDASNILKPALTSGSIRCIGSTTYEEFKTHFEKDRALARRFEKIEILEPSIPEAVEILKGLKWCYEDHHHVTYSDGALDAAVNLSAKYINDRFLPDKAIDVIDEVGAYIMLSTKKKKTVDVEDVERVVAKMAKVPVRSVAGSDRLKLSGLEARLKKVVFGQNTAIQAMCTAIKRSRAGLGPSERPVGSFLFTGPTGVGKTEVAKQLSAQLGIHFVRFDMSEYMEKHSVARLIGAPPGYVGFEQGGLLTDEIRKHPHSVLLLDEIEKAHQDIFNILLQVMDHATLTDNNGKKADFRNVIIIMTSNVGSREMSSKSIGFGDTSRDMNEKGKGAIKNLFSPEFLNRLDDIITFNSLNPEIMGMVVDKFMDELRLQLTEKKVHLRLLAKARDYLAKKGYDESYGARPLGRLIQTEIKDVLSDQLLFGELENGGKVTIGLKDEKLSFSYAN